In Burkholderia lata, the DNA window CGACGACCGACACGATGCCGATCACGGCGGCGCCCATCATGTAGTACGCGGGCATCATCAGGTTGTGGGTGACGTCGACCAGCCACGCGGTCACGAGCGGCGTCGTGCCGCCGAACAGCGACACCGACACGTTGAAGCCGATCGCGAGCGCGCCGTAGCGGATCTCGGTCGGGAACAGCGCCGGCAGCGCCGACGGCATCACGCCGGTGAAGCACGACAGCAGCACGCCGAGGATCAGCAGGCCGCCGAACACCGACGCCGTGGTGCCCGCATGGATCAGCATCATCGACGGGATCGACAGCGCGAGCAGGCCGACGCAGCCGGCGAGCATCACGGGCTTGCGGCCGATCCGGTCGGACAGGCGGCCGGCGGCGAGCGTCAGCGGCATCATCAGCACCATCACGATCAGCACGAGCACGAGGCTGTGCGATTCGTCGAAGTGCAGCGTCGACGACATGAAGCTCGGCAGGTACGACAGCACCATGTAGTCGGTCACGTTGAAGATCAGCACGAGGCCGACGCACAGCAGCAGGGCACGCCAGTTGCGCATCAGCGTTTCGCGGAAGCGCGTCTTCGGCACGGCCTTGTCCTGCGCTTCGCGCTCTTCGGCCTGGCGCTTGAACGCAGGCGTTTCCTCGAGCTTCATCCGGATGTAGAGACCGATCAGGCCGAGCGGGCCGGCGATCAGGAACGGCACGCGCCAGCCCCACGACAGCAGCGCCTCCTGCGACAGCGACGCGGTGAGCAGCGCGACGACGCCCGCACCCATCACGTAACCGATCAGCGTGCCGAATTCGAGGAAGCTGCCCATGAAGCCGCGGCGCTTGTCGGTCGAGAATTCGGCGATGAAGGTGGCTGCGCCGCCGTATTCGCCGCCGGTCGAGAAACCCTGCACGAGGCGGGCGACGAGCAGCAGCACGGGCGCCATGATGCCGATCGACGCGTAGCTGGGGATCAGGCCGATCGCGAAGGTGCCGACGGCCATCATGATCATCGTGGCGGCGAGCACGCGCTGGCGGCCGATGCGGTCGCCGAGCGGGCCGAACACCATGCCGCCGAGCGGGCGCACGAGGAACGCGGCCGCGAACGTGCCGAAGGTCGCGAGCAGCTGCGCGGACGGGCTGCTGGACGGGAAGAACACCTTGCCGAGCGTGACGGCGATGTAGCTGTAGACGCCGAAGTCGAACCATTCCATCGCGTTGCCGATGGCCATCGCGCTGACGGCGCGCTTGAGTAGGCTCTGGTCGACGACGGTTATGTCGTCCGCGACGAGCGGGGCTTCGCCGGACGACGAAGCGGAGGAAGAAGCAGCGGTCGGGCTGACGTGTGTTGCGGTCAAGGTCATGCACTCCTTTGACTGCGCCGAACGGGCGGGCCGTCCGACACGGTTTGCCGGCGAGCGCGGTGTCGGGTGCGGCGCGTCGGGGCAAACCTTTAAGCACTTACTGCACGATGGGCGGTAAAGGGCCGTAAGGGGCTGCTTCGACGCGGGCCCGATGGGCCGTCGCGACAGTGCGCTCATGAAGAATGGGCCGCGTGATGCAGGCGGCAGATGCCGGTGCGGACGGTGTCCAGCGTTCCGGCAAGCGCCCCGGAGGGGCAACGAAACGAGAAAAGCGGGCCTGTCGGGCGGGCTTTCCTGTATGTGCAATTTCGGTCGAAGGGCCGGCCCGCAACGCGCGGACGGACTTCTCTCGAAATCGAATAGACAGAGATTGAATGTTGAAACAGGCTACATGATAGCACGATGACGGATGATCGTGCAAATTGCCGGGAAACGCCCGTCTGGCGGGGCGTCCGGCGGGAGCGGCTCGGGTATGATCGGCGGCGCGCGGCGGAGCCGTGCGGCCCCCGGTGACGGGGCCGAATTCACGAGGAACCGGATGACCGAACTGATGAGGATCGCGGCGTTATTTGCCGCCACCGCGCTGGCCGAAATCGTCGGCTGTTACCTGCCGTGGCTCGTGCTGAAGGAGGGCCGGCCGGTGTGGTTGCTGGTGCCGGCCGCACTGTCGCTCGCGCTGTTCGCGTGGCTGCTGACGCTGCACCCGAGTGCGGCGGGGCGCACCTATGCTGCGTACGGCGGCGTGTATATCGCGGTGGCGCTGGTCTGGCTGCGGGTGGTCGACGGCGTCGCGCTGACCCGCTGGGACGTGGCCGGCGCGGTGCTTGCGCTCGGCGGGATGGCGGTCATCGCGCTGCAGCCGCGCGCGTGAGCGCGGCCGCGGCGCGTGCCGCACCGTGTGCCTGCCTTAAGCCGTTTCTGCAGCACCTGCGTCGGCCGACGTGCGCCACACGCAGGTGCCCTTGACTGACTTGTCGAGCTCGTCGAGCTGCGCCTGGTGGGCGGCGAGTTCGTCGTCGCTCGCGGCCACCACGGGCAGGTCGAGCGCCGCGAGCGACACGCGCTGACCATTGCCCGCACCGCCGTCGGCGCCCGCGTCGTCGAGCATGTCGATCACGAGGCTGTCCTGGCCGCGCGTCATCGCGAGATACACCTCGGCGAGCAGCTCCGAGTCGAGCAGTGCGCCGTGCAGCGTGCGGTGCGCGTTGCTGATGCCGAAGCGGTCGCACAGCGCGTCGAGCGAGTTGCGCTTGCCCGGGAACATCTGCTTGGCCTGCACCAGCGTGTCGATCACGCCGCCGCAATGCTTGGTGAACGGCGGCAGGTCGAGCCGCGCGAATTCCGCGTCGAGGAAGCCAAGGTCGAACGGCGCGTTGTGGATGATCAGCTCGGCGTCCTGCACGAAGTCGCGAATCTGGTTGGCGACTTCCGCGAATTTCGGCTTGTCGCTGAGGAATTCGGTCGTGAGCCCGTGCACCGCCAGTGCGCCCGGATCGCTGTCGCGCTCGGGGTTCACGTAGAAGTGCAGGTTGTTGCCGGTGAGCCGCCGGTTCAGCAGCTCGACGCAGCCGATTTCGATGAGGCGGTCGCCCGTGCGGGCGTTCAGGCCGGTGGTTTCGGTATCGAGAATGATCTGGCGCATGTCGGGAAAAACAATAGAAACAGGGGAGCGGCCCGCGTTCAGGCCGTGAGCGATTCGACGCCGCGATTCGCGAGTGCGTCCGCGCGCTCGTTTTCGGGATGGCCCGCGTGGCCCTTGACCCAGCGCCACTCGACCTCGTGCTGCGCGACGAGCGCGTCGAGCCGCTTCCACAGGTCGGCGTTCTTCACGGGCGTCTTTGCCGCGGTGATCCAGCCTTTCTTCTTCCAGCCGTGGATCCACTCGCTGATGCCTTTCTGCACGTATTGCGAGTCGGTATGCACGATCACCTGGCACGGCCGCTTCAGCGCTTCGAGCGCGGCGATCACGCCCATCAGCTCCATGCGGTTGTTGGTCGTGTTCGGCTCGCCGCCGAACAGCTCCTTCTCTTTGTCGCCGTAGCGCATCAGTGCGCCCCAGCCGCCGGGGCCGGGGTTGCCCTTGCAGGCGCCGTCGGTATAGATGTCGATGGTATCGGTAGTCATGAATGTTCTTGATGGGTGGTCGGGGAGGCCGCCGGCGTCAGGCCCGGTGCGAGCACGGGCTTCTTCATCTTGATCTGGCCGACGAGGCGCATGCCGCGCACGCGCTTGACGGCCGTCACCATGTAGACGGCGCCGAAGATCGGCCACCAGCGGTCGCCGGCGGCTTCCATGAAGCCGTAGCGGGCCAGCCACTTGTCGGTGACGAGCGGTGGCCGGTAGCAGCCGAAGCGGCCGCGTTCGAGATCGAAGCCGAGCAGCTTGATCCAGTCCTTGAGCCGGATGAACGCGATCTGGTCGCGCGTGGCCGGCACGAACGGACGGTTCGCCATGCGCCCGAACGATTGCCGCATGCCCCACAGGCTGAGCGAATTGAAGCCGGTGATCACGAGCTGGCCTTCCGGCATCAGCACGCGCTCGGCCTCGCGCAGCAGCCGGTGCGGGTCGGACGTGAATTCGAGCGTGTGCGGCATCACGATCAGGTCGACGCTCTGCGACTCGAACGGCAGGTCGAGCAGGTCGCACCAGGTCGTGCTGCGGCCGTCGGGCGCGTGCTCGGGTGCGTGCGCTTCGCGCGCCCACGGATACTGGTACGGCGCGCTCGCGCCGCTCGCCGGATCGAGCACGAGGCCGCGATACGGCATGCGGTTCTCGCGCAGCGCGTCGAGCTGCGGCAGGCCGAGCTGCAGTGCGTGGAAGCCGAAGACGTCGGACACGATCCGGTCGAGCTGCGCCTGCTCCCAGCCGAGCACGTAGCGGCCGGGCGGTGAGTCGGTCCAGGCGGGCCAGTCTATAATTTGACGGTCAGACATAACGATGATTGCGCGCCCATGAACGAGCTGGAATACGTGCCGGTTCCGGCATTCGATGACAACTATATCTGGCTCGTCTCGGACGGCCGCGATGCGATCGCCGTCGATCCGGGTGAAGCCGCGCCGGTGCGCCGGGTTCTAGCCGAACGAGGCTGGCGGTTGACCGCTATTTTACTCACGCACCATCACGCCGACCACGTCGGCGGTGTCGCGGCACTGCGCGATAGCCAACCGGACGATGCTCCGCTCACTGTTTACGGCCCCGCGGCCGAAGCGATCGGCGTGGTCACGCGGCCGCTTTCGGGCGGCGATCGCGTGACGCTCGACGCGCCCGCCGCCACGTTCGACGTGCTCGACGTGCCGGGCCATACGCGCGGCCATATCGCCTATTTCCAGGCGGCCGGGCAGGGCAACGCGGCGCCGCACGTGTTCTGCGGCGACACGCTGTTCTCGTGCGGTTGCGGCCGCCTGTTCGAAGGCACGCCCGCGCAGATGCTCGCGTCGCTCGACGCGCTCGCGGCGTTGCCGGGCGACACGCACGTGCATTGCGCACACGAATATACGCTGTCCAATATCCGCTTCGCGCTCGCGTGCGAGCCCGGCAATACGGCGCTCGCCACGTGGCGCGACGATGCGCAAGCGCTGCGCGCGCGCGGCGTGCCGACGCTGCCCACTACGATCGCGCATGAGCGTGCCGTTAACCCGTTCATGCGGGCGGACAGCGATGCGATCCGCGCGACGCTCGAGGCCGAGTTGCACGAAACAGTGCCGGATCGTCTGACGGCGTTCACGCTGATGCGCGAGTGGAAAAACCGGTTCCGATGATGATTTCCGGAGGACTCCAAAGCTCAAGCGGAGTCTGTAAAAATTGCTCCAAATGTAGGATTTCGCTGAGTTTTCGGTGTTTTTATTGACGTGAAGCACGCACTTCCGTAGTATCGCCTGCAATTTCCAGCCGTCGGAAGCAGAGATTTTCATGCGACTTATATTGAGTGCGATGGTGGTTCTGCTGCTCGCCGCTTGTGCGAGCCAGGCCCCTGTCGCCAACAACGCCGCCGATTCGCAGGCGACGTCCACCTACCTCCGTAAATCAGCCACCGCCAAAGAAACTGTCGACGTCGACAAGCAATCCGTCGGCGACCTGACCAGTGCAGACTCCGATCTCTGGGGTCGCATCCGCCGCGGTTTCCAGATGCCCGACCTGCAGACCGACCTCGTCGACATGCAGACCACGTGGTACACGCAGCGCCCGGATTACGTGCAGCGCATGACCGAGCGCTCGCAGAAGTACCTGTACCACATCGTCGAAGAGCTCGAGGCGCGTCACATGCCGACCGAGCTCGCGCTGCTGCCGTTCATCGAGTCCGCATACAACCCGCAGGCACTGTCGGTCGCGAAGGCGGCCGGCATGTGGCAGTTCATGCCCGGCACGGGCCGCACGTACAACCTGAAGCGCAACATGTGGCAGGACGAGCGTCGCGACGTGCTCGCGTCGACGAGCGCCGCGCTCGACTACCTGTCGCGCCTGCATGACATGTTCGGCGACTGGTATCTCGCGCTGGCCGCGTACAACTGGGGCGAGGGCAACGTGCAGCGCGCGATCGCGCGCAACCAGGCGGCCGGCCTGCCGACCGACTACCTGAGCCTGCGGATGCCGAACGAGACGCGCAACTACGTGCCCAAGCTGCAGGCGGTGAAGAACATCATCGCGAATCCGCAGCAGTACGGCCTCGCGCTGCCGGACATCCCGAACCACCCGTATTTCGTGACGGTCACGACGTCGCGCGACATCGACGTGGCGGTGGCCGCGAAGCTCGCGAACCTGTCGCTCGACGAATTCCGCTCGCTGAACCCGTCGTTCTCGAAGCCGGTGATCCTCGGTGCGACCGAGCCGCAGATCCTGCTGCCGTTCGACAACGCGTCGGCGTTCGAGAAGAACCTGAAGGCGTACAACGGCCAGCTCTCGACGTGGACCACCTACACGGTCAGCGAACGTGCGCGACCGGCCGCGATCGCCGAGAAGATTGGCGTGGACGCCGATACGCTGATGTCGATCAACAAGATTCCGGCCGGCATGCGCCTGAAGCCGGGCTCGACGATCGTCGTGCCGCGCGGCGATGACGACGATGAGGACATCAGCGCCGACGTCGCCGAAAACGGCGCGCTCGCGATGGAACCCGATGTCCCCGACACGCGCAAGATGCTGATCCGCGTGCGCCGCAAGCAGTCGATGGCGGCGATCGCCGGCCGCTACGGCGTGTCGGTCGGCCAGCTCAAGGCGTGGAACCGCACGCACCGCGATCTCGCGATGCCGGGCCAGGCGCTCGTGCTGCACGTGCCGGTCGGCCGTTCGGTGCCGGCGGAACCCGGTCCGGAGCGGATCGCGACGTCGGCCGGCGGTGCGCACATCGAGCGCGCGAGCCTGGCGGTGGGCGGCAAGTCGCATGGCGCGAAGCGCGGCGCGGCGAAGCCAGCAGCCAAATCGGCGAAGGCGGCTCCCGCGAAAGCGGCGCCGGCCAAGGCCGCAGCGCACAAGGGCAAGAAGAAGTAACGCAGTCGCGAGCGCATCGTGCGGCCGGCCCGGTTTGCGCGATTGCGGTATCATCCGACGAAATGCAAGGAAACGCCGTCACCGAGGTGACGGCGTTTTTGTTTGTACGCAGCGCGGGGGCGCTGTTTCGAAGGTCTTCATATAACAAGGGGAAGTGATGTCGTCGGTGCAGGTGAGAGTGCTCGCGCTGTTTTCGGTCGGGTATTTCGTGTCGTATGTGTTTCGCGGTGTCAATCTGGGCTTCGCGCCGTTCGTCACGCATGAGCTCGGCTTGTCGGCCGCCGATCTCGGCCTGCTGACCAGCCTCTACTTCCTCGGCTTCGCGGGCGCGCAAATCCCGGCCGGCGTGATGCTCGACCACTTCGGCCCCCGCCGCGTGACGGCCGGCATGCTGCTGTTCGCGGCCGCCGGCGCAGCCGTGTTCGGTGCCGCGCACAGCCTCGGCACGATGATGGTGGGCCGGCTGCTGATCGGCGTCGGCGTATCGGTGTGCCTCGGCGCGGCGTTCAAGGCGCTCGCGCAACATTTCCCGGTCGGCCGGCTGCCGCTCGTCAACGGCCTCGTGATGGCCGTGGGCGGCCTCGGCGGCGTGATGGTCGGTTCGCCGCTGACCTGGCTGCTCGGCTGGACGAGCTGGCGTGCGATCTGCTTCGGCCTCGCGGTGCTGACGGTGATCGTCGCGGCGTCGATTGGCCTGGGTGCGCCGGAGGCGAAGCAGGTGCGCCACCAGGGCGGCATCGTCAGCCAGTTCAAGGGCACGTGGCACATCCTGAGCAGCCGCGCGTTCTGGAAGATTTCGTCGTTCTCCGTCGTCACGCAGGGCGTGTTCTACGCGATGCAGTCGCTGTGGGTCGGGCCGTACCTGCGCGATGTCGCGGGGTTCGATGCGCCGCATGCCGCGCGCCTCGTGTCGGTGCTCGGCTTCGCGATGATGGCCGGCTGCGTCGGCTTCGGCGCCGCGGCGCGCGTGCTCGAGCGGCGCGGCGTGTCCGTGTATGCGTTCTGCGGCGTCGGCATGGCGCTGTTCGTCGCGACGCAGGCTGCGATCGTCGCGCGCGTGCCGTTGCCGCCGGCCGTGTTGTGGGCCGCATACGGGATGTTCGGTGGCGTCGGCATCCTGACCTACGCGGTGATGGCCGGGCATTTTCCCGCTCACCTGATCGGCCGCGCGAACACGACGCTCACGCTCGTGATTTTCCTGCTGATCTTTGCGTTCCAGATCGGTGTCGGCGCGGTGCTGTCGCACTGGCCGGCGGTCGACGGCCGCTATCCGGCCGCCGCGCACTTCACCGCATGGGGCGTGCTGCTCGCGCTGCAGCTCGCGAGCGCCGTCTGGTACGTCTGGCCCACGCGCGGCGCTGGTCAAGCGCACTGATCCGGCGGTACGCTGGCGGGTAGGGCGGCCGCGGAAACGGGGCCGCAGCGCGTTGCGCCGCGTCGCCGGACGCGGCGCGCGCACGAGCGGACGGCCATATCGATTGAAGATAGGGCCATTTTCAGGCTATAATTTGAAAGTTTGTGCTGATCAACCTCGCACCCTAGCGCCCACCTCATTCATCCCGTTCATCCGCCGCACGCCGCCTGCCGGGCGATGCCGCGAAGCCTCGTGCGCCACGCGCCGGGTTCGCGTCTCGACAACGCAGGCCGCGTCCAGCAAGCGACCACGCGCGCCCACGCAGCGCGGCGCTCGCGCGGCAGGGTAGACAGGTCGGCAGCAGGGTGTTCCCCAAGGAGCCTCCCGTGTTGCCGTCTTTTACTCCCGCCTTGCTTGCACTCGCCGACGGCACGGTCTTTCGTGGTTATTCGATCGGGGCCGAAGGCCACACGATCGGCGAAGTCGTGTTCAATACCGCGATCACCGGCTATCAGGAAATCCTGACTGATCCGAGCTACTCGCGCCAGATCGTCACGCTCACCTATCCGCATATCGGCAACGTCGGCGTCAACGCCGAAGACGTCGAAGCCACGAAAGTCCATGCCGCCGGCCTGATCATCCGTGATCTGCCCTCGCTCGCCTCGAACTTCCGCATGGACCGCACGCTCGGCGATTACCTGCGCGACGAAGGCGTCGTCGCGATCGCCGGCATCGACACCCGCAAGCTGACCCGTATCCTGCGCGACAAGGGCGCGCAGAACGGCTGCATCCTGACGGGTTCGGACGACGAAGCGAAGGCGATCGAGCTCGCACGCTCGTTCCCGGGTCTCGCGGGCATGGATCTCGCGAAGGTCGTGTCGACCACGAAGCCGTTCGAGTGGAAGCAGACCGAATGGCGTCTCGAAGGCGGCTACGGCATGCAGGAAGCGCCGAAGTACCGCGTCGTCGCATACGATTTCGGCGTCAAGTACAACATCCTGCGCATGCTCGCGGAGCGCGGCTGCCACGTAACGGTGCTGCCGGCGCAGGCGAGCGCGGAAGATGCGCTCGCGCTGAATCCGGACGGCGTGTTCCTGTCGAACGGCCCTGGCGATCCGGAGCCGTGTGACTACGCGATCGCGGCCACGAAGCAATTCATCGAGCGCGGCGTGCCGACCTTCGGCATCTGCCTGGGTCACCAGATCATGGGCCTCGCGGTCGGCGCGAAGACGCTGAAGATGAAGACCGGCCACCACGGCGCGAACCACCCGGTGAAGGATCTCGGCGACGGCCGCGTGGTGATCACGTCGCAGAACCACGGCTTCGCGGTCGATGCGGATTCGCTGCCGGCCAACGCGCGCGTGACGCACGTGTCGCTGTTCGACGGCACGCTGCAGGGCTTCGAGCTGACCGACAAGCCGGCATTCTGCTTCCAGGGCCACCCGGAAGCGTCGCCCGGCCCGCACGACATCGGCTACCTGTTCGACCGTTTCACCGCGCTGATGGACGCGGCGAAGCAGCGCAACGCTTAACGTCAACGACGCAACCGAAGGACGGGAGATTCGCATCATGTTCGGCCACGCACTCGGCATCACGGATATCTGGACCTACGTGTTCGGCGTGATCTTCATCATCCTGCTGCCGGGGCCGAACTCGATGTACGTGCTGTCGCTCGCGGCGCAGCGCGGCGTGAAGGCCGGCTATCGCGCGGCGTGCGGCGTGTTCGTCGGCGACACGGTGCTGATGGTGCTGTCGGCCGCCGGCGTCGCGTCGCTGCTGAAGGCGAACCCGCTGCTGTTCTCCGTCGTGAAATACGGCGGCGCCGCGTATCTGCTCTACATCGGCACCGGCATGCTGCGCAGCGCGTGGCAGAAGCTGCGCGCGCCGGCCCATGCGCCGGTCGATGCGCCGCCCGCGGTCGACGGCGAGCGGCCGTTCCGCAAGGCGCTGATCGTGAGCCTGCTGAATCCGAAGGCGATCCTGTTCTTCATCTCGTTCTTCATCCAGTTCGTCGACCCGGCATTCCCGCATCCTGCGCTGTCGTTCGTCGTGCTCGGGGCGATCGCGCAAAGCGCGAGCTTCCTGTACCTGAGCACGCTGATCTTCGCGGGTGCGCGGCTTGCCGAGCACTTCCGCCGCCGCCGCAAGCTTGCAGCAGGCGCGGCGAGCAGCGTGGGCGGCCTGTTCATCGGATTCTCGGTGAAGCTCGCGCTCGCCACGATGAGTTGAGCGCAGCCGGCCGACCCACGACAACGATTACTTATTGAATTCACAAGCCATGCCAAAACGCACAGACATCAAGAGCATCCTCATCATCGGCGCCGGCCCGATCATCATCGGCCAGGCGTGCGAGTTCGACTATTCGGGCGCGCAGGCTTGCAAGGCGTTGCGTGAGGAGGGCTACAAGGTCGTTCTCGTCAACAGCAACCCGGCGACGATCATGACCGACCCGAACACGGCCGACGTGACGTACATCGAGCCGATCACGTGGGAAGTCGTCGCACGCATCATCGAGAAGGAGCGCCCGGACGCGATCCTGCCGACGATGGGCGGCCAGACCGCGCTGAACTGTGCGCTCGACCTGCACCACCACGGCGTGCTCGAGAAGTTCGGCGTCGAGCTGATCGGTGCGTCGCCGGAAGCGATCGACAAGGCGGAAGACCGCCAGAAGTTCAAGGACGCGATGACCAAGATCGGTCTCGGTTCCGCGAAGTCGGGTGTCGCTCACTCGATGGAAGAAGCGACCCAGGTGCACGCCGAGATCATGGCGCTCACCGGCGGTAGCGGCTACCCGGTCGTGATCCGTCCGTCGTTCACGCTCGGCGGCTCGGGCGGCGGCATCGCCTACAACCGCGAAGAGTTCGAAGAGATCTGCAAGCGCGGCCTGGATCTCTCGCCCACGCGCGAGCTGCTGATCGAAGAGTCGCTGCTCGGCTGGAAGGAATACGAGATGGAAGTC includes these proteins:
- the proP gene encoding glycine betaine/L-proline transporter ProP gives rise to the protein MTLTATHVSPTAASSSASSSGEAPLVADDITVVDQSLLKRAVSAMAIGNAMEWFDFGVYSYIAVTLGKVFFPSSSPSAQLLATFGTFAAAFLVRPLGGMVFGPLGDRIGRQRVLAATMIMMAVGTFAIGLIPSYASIGIMAPVLLLVARLVQGFSTGGEYGGAATFIAEFSTDKRRGFMGSFLEFGTLIGYVMGAGVVALLTASLSQEALLSWGWRVPFLIAGPLGLIGLYIRMKLEETPAFKRQAEEREAQDKAVPKTRFRETLMRNWRALLLCVGLVLIFNVTDYMVLSYLPSFMSSTLHFDESHSLVLVLIVMVLMMPLTLAAGRLSDRIGRKPVMLAGCVGLLALSIPSMMLIHAGTTASVFGGLLILGVLLSCFTGVMPSALPALFPTEIRYGALAIGFNVSVSLFGGTTPLVTAWLVDVTHNLMMPAYYMMGAAVIGIVSVVALAETARQPLKGSPPAVASRREAHQLVRQMREDDESEMYGVVSPARA
- a CDS encoding YnfA family protein; protein product: MTELMRIAALFAATALAEIVGCYLPWLVLKEGRPVWLLVPAALSLALFAWLLTLHPSAAGRTYAAYGGVYIAVALVWLRVVDGVALTRWDVAGAVLALGGMAVIALQPRA
- the dnaQ gene encoding DNA polymerase III subunit epsilon, whose product is MRQIILDTETTGLNARTGDRLIEIGCVELLNRRLTGNNLHFYVNPERDSDPGALAVHGLTTEFLSDKPKFAEVANQIRDFVQDAELIIHNAPFDLGFLDAEFARLDLPPFTKHCGGVIDTLVQAKQMFPGKRNSLDALCDRFGISNAHRTLHGALLDSELLAEVYLAMTRGQDSLVIDMLDDAGADGGAGNGQRVSLAALDLPVVAASDDELAAHQAQLDELDKSVKGTCVWRTSADAGAAETA
- the rnhA gene encoding ribonuclease HI, with product MTTDTIDIYTDGACKGNPGPGGWGALMRYGDKEKELFGGEPNTTNNRMELMGVIAALEALKRPCQVIVHTDSQYVQKGISEWIHGWKKKGWITAAKTPVKNADLWKRLDALVAQHEVEWRWVKGHAGHPENERADALANRGVESLTA
- a CDS encoding class I SAM-dependent methyltransferase; the encoded protein is MSDRQIIDWPAWTDSPPGRYVLGWEQAQLDRIVSDVFGFHALQLGLPQLDALRENRMPYRGLVLDPASGASAPYQYPWAREAHAPEHAPDGRSTTWCDLLDLPFESQSVDLIVMPHTLEFTSDPHRLLREAERVLMPEGQLVITGFNSLSLWGMRQSFGRMANRPFVPATRDQIAFIRLKDWIKLLGFDLERGRFGCYRPPLVTDKWLARYGFMEAAGDRWWPIFGAVYMVTAVKRVRGMRLVGQIKMKKPVLAPGLTPAASPTTHQEHS
- the gloB gene encoding hydroxyacylglutathione hydrolase, coding for MNELEYVPVPAFDDNYIWLVSDGRDAIAVDPGEAAPVRRVLAERGWRLTAILLTHHHADHVGGVAALRDSQPDDAPLTVYGPAAEAIGVVTRPLSGGDRVTLDAPAATFDVLDVPGHTRGHIAYFQAAGQGNAAPHVFCGDTLFSCGCGRLFEGTPAQMLASLDALAALPGDTHVHCAHEYTLSNIRFALACEPGNTALATWRDDAQALRARGVPTLPTTIAHERAVNPFMRADSDAIRATLEAELHETVPDRLTAFTLMREWKNRFR
- a CDS encoding transglycosylase SLT domain-containing protein; its protein translation is MRLILSAMVVLLLAACASQAPVANNAADSQATSTYLRKSATAKETVDVDKQSVGDLTSADSDLWGRIRRGFQMPDLQTDLVDMQTTWYTQRPDYVQRMTERSQKYLYHIVEELEARHMPTELALLPFIESAYNPQALSVAKAAGMWQFMPGTGRTYNLKRNMWQDERRDVLASTSAALDYLSRLHDMFGDWYLALAAYNWGEGNVQRAIARNQAAGLPTDYLSLRMPNETRNYVPKLQAVKNIIANPQQYGLALPDIPNHPYFVTVTTSRDIDVAVAAKLANLSLDEFRSLNPSFSKPVILGATEPQILLPFDNASAFEKNLKAYNGQLSTWTTYTVSERARPAAIAEKIGVDADTLMSINKIPAGMRLKPGSTIVVPRGDDDDEDISADVAENGALAMEPDVPDTRKMLIRVRRKQSMAAIAGRYGVSVGQLKAWNRTHRDLAMPGQALVLHVPVGRSVPAEPGPERIATSAGGAHIERASLAVGGKSHGAKRGAAKPAAKSAKAAPAKAAPAKAAAHKGKKK
- a CDS encoding MFS transporter — translated: MSSVQVRVLALFSVGYFVSYVFRGVNLGFAPFVTHELGLSAADLGLLTSLYFLGFAGAQIPAGVMLDHFGPRRVTAGMLLFAAAGAAVFGAAHSLGTMMVGRLLIGVGVSVCLGAAFKALAQHFPVGRLPLVNGLVMAVGGLGGVMVGSPLTWLLGWTSWRAICFGLAVLTVIVAASIGLGAPEAKQVRHQGGIVSQFKGTWHILSSRAFWKISSFSVVTQGVFYAMQSLWVGPYLRDVAGFDAPHAARLVSVLGFAMMAGCVGFGAAARVLERRGVSVYAFCGVGMALFVATQAAIVARVPLPPAVLWAAYGMFGGVGILTYAVMAGHFPAHLIGRANTTLTLVIFLLIFAFQIGVGAVLSHWPAVDGRYPAAAHFTAWGVLLALQLASAVWYVWPTRGAGQAH
- the carA gene encoding glutamine-hydrolyzing carbamoyl-phosphate synthase small subunit; this encodes MLPSFTPALLALADGTVFRGYSIGAEGHTIGEVVFNTAITGYQEILTDPSYSRQIVTLTYPHIGNVGVNAEDVEATKVHAAGLIIRDLPSLASNFRMDRTLGDYLRDEGVVAIAGIDTRKLTRILRDKGAQNGCILTGSDDEAKAIELARSFPGLAGMDLAKVVSTTKPFEWKQTEWRLEGGYGMQEAPKYRVVAYDFGVKYNILRMLAERGCHVTVLPAQASAEDALALNPDGVFLSNGPGDPEPCDYAIAATKQFIERGVPTFGICLGHQIMGLAVGAKTLKMKTGHHGANHPVKDLGDGRVVITSQNHGFAVDADSLPANARVTHVSLFDGTLQGFELTDKPAFCFQGHPEASPGPHDIGYLFDRFTALMDAAKQRNA
- the leuE gene encoding leucine efflux protein LeuE; this translates as MFGHALGITDIWTYVFGVIFIILLPGPNSMYVLSLAAQRGVKAGYRAACGVFVGDTVLMVLSAAGVASLLKANPLLFSVVKYGGAAYLLYIGTGMLRSAWQKLRAPAHAPVDAPPAVDGERPFRKALIVSLLNPKAILFFISFFIQFVDPAFPHPALSFVVLGAIAQSASFLYLSTLIFAGARLAEHFRRRRKLAAGAASSVGGLFIGFSVKLALATMS